One genomic segment of Hevea brasiliensis isolate MT/VB/25A 57/8 chromosome 3, ASM3005281v1, whole genome shotgun sequence includes these proteins:
- the LOC110644909 gene encoding uncharacterized protein LOC110644909 isoform X1, translated as MKETDKRRTPNNGQSKRSGKTEKRERKPHQTLSGKENESKHLHAKSDSSTLVSDSNTGSEPSEVYENLVIHYVDDVNRFEEAPQDPKANAMIAKVNNEILDDRLSDLEKEPKQGKEEEPATETIKDSVSLQGDSLTADDEKVERVSRVPKSISNKDSSDSSGGSRVRSNSGNSKSQTKAANSTAKKPAKSNKASSRVTSKNSLDKNSKDMKLPTKPSDSSEGASDDKPVEDIKEIEVLDEASNGTQSIASDNETVDAEENGEHEDEAALNQRIEEMEMRIGKLEEELREVAALEVSLYSVVPEHGSSAHKVHTPARRLSRLYIHACKNWTQDKRATIAKNSVSGLVLIAKSCGNDVPRLTFWLSNTIVLREIICQAFGSSRHSSPLARFAESNGGTKKSEGKPTTLKWKGSSGSKQANGFMQLVDDWQETGTYTAALEKVESWIFSRIVESVWWQALTPHMQSPSGNFSSNKSFGRLLGPALGDQQQGSFSVNLWKNAFRDAFQRLCPVRAGGHECGCLPIIARMVMEQCVARLDVAMFNAILRESAHEIPTDPVSDPILDAKVLPIPAGDLSFGSGAQLKNSVGTWSRWLSVMFGMDTDDSLKEDQHSCDNEEREDGGPKAFQLLNDLSDLLMLPKDMLMDRSIRMEVCPSIDLPLVKRILCNFTPDEFCTDAVPGDVLEALNAESIVEWRLSGESARNFPYTAAPVVYTPPSSADVAEKVAEVGSRSQLSRNVSTVQRKGYTSDEELEELDSPLTSIIEKLPSSPSIVSNGNGNGKHTEHTGYGVTNARYELLREVWSAEM; from the exons ATGAAAGAGACAGACAAGAGGAGAACTCCAAATAATGGCCAATCAAAGCGCTCTGGGAAAACTGAAAAGAGAGAACGCAAACCACATCAAACATTGagtggaaaagaaaatgaatCCAAACATTTGCATGCTAAATCGGACTCCAGTACTTTAGTAAGTGATTCCAACACGGGCTCAGAGCCCTCTGAAGTTTATGAAAACTTGGTTATACATTATGTGGATGATGTCAACAGGTTTGAGGAGGCACCTCAAGATCCAAAAGCCAATGCCATGATTGCCAAAGTGAACAATGAGATCTTAGATGATCGTTTGAGTGATTTAGAAAAAGAACCTAAGCAGGGGAAGGAAGAGGAACCGGCTACTGAGACAATAAAAGATTCAGTATCATTGCAGGGGGATTCATTGACGGCTGATGATGAGAAAGTAGAAAGAGTTTCAAGAGTACCTAAAAGTATTAGTAATAAGGATTCCTCAGACAGTTCTGGTGGATCTAGAGTGAGATCTAATAGTGGAAATAGTAAATCTCAAACCAAGGCAGCAAATAGCACTGCTAAGAAACCTGCAAAATcaaataaagcatcatctagagtTACTAGCAAAAATTCTTTGGATAAAAATTCTAAAGATATGAAACTTCCTACTAAACCTTCAGACTCTTCTGAAGGAGCTTCTGATGATAAGCCTGTTGAAGACATAAAAGAAATAGAAGTTTTGGACGAGGCTTCAAATGGTACTCAGAGTATAGCAAGTGACAATGAAACTGTTGATGCTGAAGAAAATGGTGAACATGAGGATGAGGCagctttaaatcaaagaattgaagagatGGAAATGAGAATTGGGAAACTTGAAGaggagctcagagaagttgctgcTCTGGAAGTTTCATTATATTCTGTAGTCCCAGAGCATGGGAGCTCAGCACATAAGGTGCATACACCTGCACGACGCCTTTCTAGACTCTACATTCATGCTTGTAAGAATTGGACTCAAGATAAGCGAGCCACAATTGCAAAAAACAGTGTGTCAGGACTTGTTTTGATTGCTAAGTCCTGTGGTAACGATGTTCCTAG GTTAACCTTCTGGCTGTCCAACACCATTGTGCTGAGGGAGATCATTTGTCAGGCATTTGGCAGTTCACGTCACTCAAGCCCACTTGCAAGGTTTGCCGAGTCCAATGGAGGCACCAAGAAAAGTGAAGGAAAGCCTACGACTCTTAAATGGAAGGGTAGTTCTGGAAGTAAACAGGCTAATGGTTTTATGCAGCTTGTAGATGATTGGCAAGAGACAGGAACCTACACGGCTGCATTAGAAAAAGTTGAATCATGGATATTTTCTCGAATAGTTGAGTCAGTATGGTGGCAG GCTTTGACTCCACATATGCAATCTCCAAGTGGGAATTTTTCCTCCAATAAATCCTTTGGAAGGTTGTTGGGACCAGCCTTAGGTGATCAGCAGCAAGGCAGCTTTTCTGTCAACCTATGGAAGAATGCTTTTCGAGATGCTTTTCAACGGCTTTGTCCCGTTAGAGCAGGAGGCCATGAGTGTGGTTGCTTGCCCATCATAGCACGAATG GTTATGGAACAGTGTGTTGCCAGACTAGATGTGGCAATGTTTAATGCTATATTGCGTGAGTCAGCCCATGAGATCCCAACTGACCCTGTGTCAGATCCTATTTTAGATGCAAAAGTTCTGCCTATTCCAGCTGGGGACTTGAGCTTTGGTTCTGGTGCACAACTGAAAAATTCT GTTGGTACTTGGTCCAGATGGCTTTCTGTTATGTTTGGCATGGACACTGACGATTCCTTGAAAGAAGATCAGCACAGCTGCGACAATGAAGAGAGGGAAGATGGTGGACCTAAAGCCTTCCAACTTCTGAACGACTTGAGTGACCTTTTGATGCTTCCAAAAGACATGCTCATGGACCGATCAATAAGAATGGAG GTGTGCCCATCAATAGATCTCCCATTAGTTAAGCGGATTCTTTGCAACTTTACTCCAGATGAGTTCTGTACGGATGCTGTACCTGGAGATGTATTAGAGGCTTTGAATGCAGAG AGCATTGTGGAGTGGAGATTGTCAGGAGAATCTGCAAGAAACTTCCCTTATACAGCTGCCCCAGTCGTGTACACACCTCCTTCCTCTGCTGATGTAGCAGAAAAAGTTGCAGAGGTAGGATCAAGATCGCAGCTGTCAAGAAATGTATCTACTGTGCAGAGGAAAGGATATACCAGTGATGAAGAACTCGAAGAACTGGATTCTCCTCTTACATCCATAATTGAAAAATTGCCATCCTCTCCATCTATTGTATCAAATGGAAACGGAAATGGAAAGCACACAGAACATACAGGTTATGGTGTCACAAATGCAAGGTACGAACTCCTTCGTGAGGTGTGGTCTGCAGAAATGTGA
- the LOC110644909 gene encoding uncharacterized protein LOC110644909 isoform X2 gives MIAKVNNEILDDRLSDLEKEPKQGKEEEPATETIKDSVSLQGDSLTADDEKVERVSRVPKSISNKDSSDSSGGSRVRSNSGNSKSQTKAANSTAKKPAKSNKASSRVTSKNSLDKNSKDMKLPTKPSDSSEGASDDKPVEDIKEIEVLDEASNGTQSIASDNETVDAEENGEHEDEAALNQRIEEMEMRIGKLEEELREVAALEVSLYSVVPEHGSSAHKVHTPARRLSRLYIHACKNWTQDKRATIAKNSVSGLVLIAKSCGNDVPRLTFWLSNTIVLREIICQAFGSSRHSSPLARFAESNGGTKKSEGKPTTLKWKGSSGSKQANGFMQLVDDWQETGTYTAALEKVESWIFSRIVESVWWQALTPHMQSPSGNFSSNKSFGRLLGPALGDQQQGSFSVNLWKNAFRDAFQRLCPVRAGGHECGCLPIIARMVMEQCVARLDVAMFNAILRESAHEIPTDPVSDPILDAKVLPIPAGDLSFGSGAQLKNSVGTWSRWLSVMFGMDTDDSLKEDQHSCDNEEREDGGPKAFQLLNDLSDLLMLPKDMLMDRSIRMEVCPSIDLPLVKRILCNFTPDEFCTDAVPGDVLEALNAESIVEWRLSGESARNFPYTAAPVVYTPPSSADVAEKVAEVGSRSQLSRNVSTVQRKGYTSDEELEELDSPLTSIIEKLPSSPSIVSNGNGNGKHTEHTGYGVTNARYELLREVWSAEM, from the exons ATGATTGCCAAAGTGAACAATGAGATCTTAGATGATCGTTTGAGTGATTTAGAAAAAGAACCTAAGCAGGGGAAGGAAGAGGAACCGGCTACTGAGACAATAAAAGATTCAGTATCATTGCAGGGGGATTCATTGACGGCTGATGATGAGAAAGTAGAAAGAGTTTCAAGAGTACCTAAAAGTATTAGTAATAAGGATTCCTCAGACAGTTCTGGTGGATCTAGAGTGAGATCTAATAGTGGAAATAGTAAATCTCAAACCAAGGCAGCAAATAGCACTGCTAAGAAACCTGCAAAATcaaataaagcatcatctagagtTACTAGCAAAAATTCTTTGGATAAAAATTCTAAAGATATGAAACTTCCTACTAAACCTTCAGACTCTTCTGAAGGAGCTTCTGATGATAAGCCTGTTGAAGACATAAAAGAAATAGAAGTTTTGGACGAGGCTTCAAATGGTACTCAGAGTATAGCAAGTGACAATGAAACTGTTGATGCTGAAGAAAATGGTGAACATGAGGATGAGGCagctttaaatcaaagaattgaagagatGGAAATGAGAATTGGGAAACTTGAAGaggagctcagagaagttgctgcTCTGGAAGTTTCATTATATTCTGTAGTCCCAGAGCATGGGAGCTCAGCACATAAGGTGCATACACCTGCACGACGCCTTTCTAGACTCTACATTCATGCTTGTAAGAATTGGACTCAAGATAAGCGAGCCACAATTGCAAAAAACAGTGTGTCAGGACTTGTTTTGATTGCTAAGTCCTGTGGTAACGATGTTCCTAG GTTAACCTTCTGGCTGTCCAACACCATTGTGCTGAGGGAGATCATTTGTCAGGCATTTGGCAGTTCACGTCACTCAAGCCCACTTGCAAGGTTTGCCGAGTCCAATGGAGGCACCAAGAAAAGTGAAGGAAAGCCTACGACTCTTAAATGGAAGGGTAGTTCTGGAAGTAAACAGGCTAATGGTTTTATGCAGCTTGTAGATGATTGGCAAGAGACAGGAACCTACACGGCTGCATTAGAAAAAGTTGAATCATGGATATTTTCTCGAATAGTTGAGTCAGTATGGTGGCAG GCTTTGACTCCACATATGCAATCTCCAAGTGGGAATTTTTCCTCCAATAAATCCTTTGGAAGGTTGTTGGGACCAGCCTTAGGTGATCAGCAGCAAGGCAGCTTTTCTGTCAACCTATGGAAGAATGCTTTTCGAGATGCTTTTCAACGGCTTTGTCCCGTTAGAGCAGGAGGCCATGAGTGTGGTTGCTTGCCCATCATAGCACGAATG GTTATGGAACAGTGTGTTGCCAGACTAGATGTGGCAATGTTTAATGCTATATTGCGTGAGTCAGCCCATGAGATCCCAACTGACCCTGTGTCAGATCCTATTTTAGATGCAAAAGTTCTGCCTATTCCAGCTGGGGACTTGAGCTTTGGTTCTGGTGCACAACTGAAAAATTCT GTTGGTACTTGGTCCAGATGGCTTTCTGTTATGTTTGGCATGGACACTGACGATTCCTTGAAAGAAGATCAGCACAGCTGCGACAATGAAGAGAGGGAAGATGGTGGACCTAAAGCCTTCCAACTTCTGAACGACTTGAGTGACCTTTTGATGCTTCCAAAAGACATGCTCATGGACCGATCAATAAGAATGGAG GTGTGCCCATCAATAGATCTCCCATTAGTTAAGCGGATTCTTTGCAACTTTACTCCAGATGAGTTCTGTACGGATGCTGTACCTGGAGATGTATTAGAGGCTTTGAATGCAGAG AGCATTGTGGAGTGGAGATTGTCAGGAGAATCTGCAAGAAACTTCCCTTATACAGCTGCCCCAGTCGTGTACACACCTCCTTCCTCTGCTGATGTAGCAGAAAAAGTTGCAGAGGTAGGATCAAGATCGCAGCTGTCAAGAAATGTATCTACTGTGCAGAGGAAAGGATATACCAGTGATGAAGAACTCGAAGAACTGGATTCTCCTCTTACATCCATAATTGAAAAATTGCCATCCTCTCCATCTATTGTATCAAATGGAAACGGAAATGGAAAGCACACAGAACATACAGGTTATGGTGTCACAAATGCAAGGTACGAACTCCTTCGTGAGGTGTGGTCTGCAGAAATGTGA